A stretch of Triticum aestivum cultivar Chinese Spring chromosome 1D, IWGSC CS RefSeq v2.1, whole genome shotgun sequence DNA encodes these proteins:
- the LOC123179767 gene encoding SNF1-related protein kinase regulatory subunit beta-3 — protein MDHRQGRDDHEGVQVVGFEVPSSPDSSYSNPIPGNEDEAREPPLVPPHLQHTLLSFPPSHDDGSSLPLPQPVVLNHLYIEKENSRSVVALGITHRFKAKYVTVVLYKPVQRR, from the coding sequence GAAGGGGTGCAAGTTGTTGGATTCGAAGTCCCATCATCACCAGACTCAAGCTACAGCAACCCTATCCCTGGAAACGAAGACGAAGCTCGAGAGCCCCCATTGGTTCCTCCTCACCTGCAGCATACACTGCTGAGCTTCCCGCCGAGCCATGACGATGGGAGCAGCCTCCCTCTGCCCCAACCCGTGGTGCTCAACCACCTCTACATAGAGAAGGAGAACTCGAGATCCGTGGTTGCCCTGGGGATCACCCACCGGTTCAAGGCCAAGTATGTGACCGTCGTGCTCTACAAGCCGGTACAGAGGCGGTAG